Genomic segment of Rickettsiella endosymbiont of Xylota segnis:
ATTGTACTCAATACCTAAGGATTGTAACATATAGCAGCTAAGAACTCGGATTATGTTTATACGCATTTTTTAATAAAATGGAACTTTGGCAATTGAATCAAAAAACTATATTCCCATCTTTTCAATTAAGTAAAATCGATTACCTTCTTGGAGGAATTCTACTTTTATTCTGTTTTTTTGCTTTTTTTCAAGGGGATATATTCGCCACTGGATGGAACTCTCTAAACTATTTATATGGAAATCCTTTAGAGTTTTATGAGAATTGCGAAAAAATTCAAGGACAAGGAATTCTACCTTTTGCTAGTTACCCCCCATCGATATTTGCTGTGTTTGCTATATGGCTTTACCCTTTTAAATTTATAGGATTAATAAAATCGCCTTTTTATTTTACGCCCTATTTAGTTTATTGGCTTAAATTTTTAACCTTCTTAGTTTACATTGCAACGGGGATGCTTTTTTATCGTGTTACACAAATTTATCAAAATGATCAAGAATGGGGAAAGTATTCTACTTGGATTTGGTTAACTTCTCCGTTAGCAATTTTTTCAGAGTTTATTTTTTCTCAATATGATATTTTTTATACGTTTCTCACCTTATTAGGTTTTTTGTTTTTTATAAAAAAGAAACCTTATTTAGCTTCTTTTTTATTCGGTTTAGCAATTACATTTAAATATTTCCCTTTTTTTGTTTTTGTCCCTTTACTTTTATTTTTTGAAAAAAAAATATTTAAACTGCTAATATGTGGAGTAATTTTTCTACTCCCAATTTTTTTAGTTCAGATGTGTTATTTGCATTCACCTGCTTATATTTCTGGTGTATTGGAATTTTCTGCTATAGGTAGAGTTTTCCTAAGTGCTTTAGAAGTTAGTTTTCAAAAAATATATTATATATTTGCCATATTTATTATATTAGCTGGTATTGTTTTTTATTTAGATGTAGCTAAAAATTACAAAAAAGTGGCAGCTAATATTTTCCTTTTTTCAAGTATATATCCATTTTTATTTATTGCCTGGCATCCTCAATGGTTATTATTCATAACCCCAGCTATGGTATTAACAACATGTTTAATTCAAAAAAGTAAAATATCTAAATTTTTACTTTTCGATCTATGCGGAATGTTATTTTTTATCGCCTATGTTGTTTTATATTTCCAAGACAATGTTGATTTAAGTATGTTTCAGGGTAAATTATTTCATATCTCTTTTACACAAGTCCAGAATATGAGTGCTTTATTTAATATATTTAAAGGCTTTAGTGCATATGTATATCTTTCTCTATTTTGGGGATATTTAGTTTTAAATTTAATACTTAAATATAAGTTTTTGTTTAACGATAACACAGTTGAATCTAATTATTATTCTTACACTAAAGTTCGGCAGCGATATTATATAGGAATACTTATCTTTATTATTCCAGCGACGATTACATTTATATTAAATTTAAAAAATTCCGATAAATATATTTTAAATCCTGTTAGAGAGAAGATATTTGGCGAGTTAACTGCTGATAGAATTTTTGAACAAAGCTTTAAAGCAAAAGGAGCAAACCTCAGACAGATT
This window contains:
- a CDS encoding glycosyltransferase 87 family protein, producing the protein MELWQLNQKTIFPSFQLSKIDYLLGGILLLFCFFAFFQGDIFATGWNSLNYLYGNPLEFYENCEKIQGQGILPFASYPPSIFAVFAIWLYPFKFIGLIKSPFYFTPYLVYWLKFLTFLVYIATGMLFYRVTQIYQNDQEWGKYSTWIWLTSPLAIFSEFIFSQYDIFYTFLTLLGFLFFIKKKPYLASFLFGLAITFKYFPFFVFVPLLLFFEKKIFKLLICGVIFLLPIFLVQMCYLHSPAYISGVLEFSAIGRVFLSALEVSFQKIYYIFAIFIILAGIVFYLDVAKNYKKVAANIFLFSSIYPFLFIAWHPQWLLFITPAMVLTTCLIQKSKISKFLLFDLCGMLFFIAYVVLYFQDNVDLSMFQGKLFHISFTQVQNMSALFNIFKGFSAYVYLSLFWGYLVLNLILKYKFLFNDNTVESNYYSYTKVRQRYYIGILIFIIPATITFILNLKNSDKYILNPVREKIFGELTADRIFEQSFKAKGANLRQIDLFLSTFARENTKKIQLEVLTKNYKQLYINKRSAKVLKDNAWEIFKLPNIRIQTGNTYLIRLTSPASLRGNAITWWASAKKVYKNGIAIVDGKQQNSDFAFRLKFENI